The Acinonyx jubatus isolate Ajub_Pintada_27869175 chromosome A2, VMU_Ajub_asm_v1.0, whole genome shotgun sequence genomic sequence GCAGGTTCACGGTTTGTTCTCACCCCCGCTCTCAACAAGGGGCTCCAGCCAGAGAGGACTCCCAGGCCGGGCTCTCTCCCTTACCGCTGGGCGCGCCCAGGAGCCCGGGGGCCGCGGCCGCCCGGCGGCTCCACAGCGGCTCGGCGGGCGCGGGCTCCCTCCGGCGGAAGCGGCTGGTGAGCAGTCTCCAGAGGCCGGCGGCGGTGCGGGGCCGGCCGGGCTCGGGCGCGGTGCGCGGGGCCTCGGCGCCCAGCAACAGGTCGCGGCGGCTGGGGAAGGCGCCCAGGGAGCTGGCGTCGCCGTCGCTGCGGGTGCGCGCCCGGGGCAGCAGCCCCGACTCGGCGCGCCGGATCTCCTGGCCGCGGCGCAGGCGGAAGCTGAAGCTCTTCCTCAGCGCCGACAGGCCGCGCCGGGGACTCGGGgcgccgcgcccgccgccgccgccgcggagcACCTGCCAGCGCTGGCTACTCCACAGCGAGGCGCCCCGCAAGAAGCCCGCGCTGCCCGCGCGGCCCAGCCCCGCGCCCGCGCCCTCGGCCGCCGCCAGCTCCAGGCGGTTCACCTCCAGGAACGTCATGCTGGTGGGCCGCGGCCGCGGCTCCTGGGTCCCCCGCGTGCGGCTGCGCCGGGCCGGCGCGGGGCTGGGCGCGGGGCTGGGCGCGGCCGAGCCGGGGAGCCCCGAAGGCGCGGGCCCGGGAGCCTGCGGGCGGCCGTCGGCGGGGCCGCGGCGGCCGAGGCGCGGGCGCAGGAGGCCGAGCAGCAGGCTGCGGGCGCCGGCGGGCGGCGGCCCCGGGCCGCCCGAGCACACACTCCGCGGCCGCGCTGGCTGTTCGCGCGCGGCGCTCAGGGCGGCCTGGAGGGCGACGGCGGCGCGGCCGGTCGGGGCGCCGTGCAGGTCCAGCGAGTCGCAGACGCTGAGGGCGCGGCGGCAGGCGGCGGGCCGCTCCCGGCTGCAACTGTCCCCGGGCGGCCAGCCCCGCTCCATGCTCAGGGCCCGCGGGCGAGGGCCAGGCCCATGGCGAGGGGCGCGGGGCTGGGCCCGGGCCGGGGCCGCGGCCGGGGCGCACGGACCTCCGGCCTCTGGGCACCTGGTGTCGGGCCGACGGAGTCCCTCAACGCTTCCACCTCGCAGCCGGCAAGCCCAGACCTGGAGAGGCCTGCAGCCAGCCCCGCAAGGAGAGGCGGCAAGCCTGGCCTGGAACACCCTGGAACGGCGGCACCAGGGGAGTCGGCCTGCTGGGGCAGCCCCCGGAGCCCTCAGAAAACAGGAAATTCCAGCCCAGGGCTCCTCCTCGGATTGGGGCAAGTAGGTGAGGAGCCGTCATTACCAGCAGGGCCAAATAAATAACAGTCCTCAGCAAGCCACACACCGGGCCCTGTTTTGGACAGAAGTGGGCATTTGCTCTTTCTCTGAAGCACCAAACAGGCGATACACCACGGGGCCCAGAATGATGAAAAGCTTCAGGGAGCAGTCAGGAGGCAAGTCATAGGCCCTCGCTGGCCCTCAgcctccttatctgtaaaatgggaggccTGACTGGGGTCATCCTTAGTTTGGGGCCAAGACATTCTGAGGTTGGGAAACTCCAGAATCAGAGTTGCTGGCTCTTCTGTTAGTGGCTGAGGTGATCTTCTCCCTCGGAGACTAGAACATTGTCTAGACTGGGTTAAGTGTCCCGCCTAAGGGCAGCAGAAAGTCAACGGGTAAAACCTTCGGGCCCGGGCCACACAGTTCTGGACGAAGCGACTCATTTCTGGTCTGAGGTCTCCAGTGTCCTGATTGCTGGGTCGCACCTCCTGCTCAGAGGCTGTGCAGAGGCTGGCCTGCCGAGGTGAAGTGCTCGCCCTCAATACTGGCTGGGGCCTGATGCTCACTCCCTCGGTGCTCCGATTCCTGTCCGCGCGTGTGGGCTGCACCAGAGACTTATTGAGTGCATCGCTCAcccaggggcagggggctggcccGCTGTGCTTTCCAGTGCATTTTAAACATCAGGCCCCAGCCATGAGCTGGTTTACCAGAATCCACAAGGACCATGAGCAAGCAGAGAAACCAGCTTAGGCAGCGACAAGGATGAGGGGGGCCCCCGCACGCGCTTTAAAAGAATACTCCCAAGTTTCCTCCACCCCCAGTCCGGCCCAACTGCCAACGTCCCTCTCAGCCTCAGAATTCCGAGTTCCTGGTTAGAAGCAAAGTGGCACATTCctgagggggctggggtgggggaatgcCTAAGGAAGGCAGAGCCTCTCCGCCTAGGTGCTCCCGAAGAACCCAGAGCTGGAAACTCTCAAGTCCCGGGCTGGATCTCCCAGGGCTGGAGAGCCCCGGGGTGATTGCCTATTTTCCTGGGACTAGTTATTAACAGTGATGGGGATGGCTTCTTCCTCTCCGGGATGCATAGCCCCCAGATAATAGATGGTTCCACAGAGGAACCTTCCCCAGGATCCTTCAGGCATGGAGACAGGAACACGGCCCTGGAACCCTGACTCGCTTTTCCACATTTAAGTCTCCCACACTCAACTTCTCTATCTGcctatctgtctgtctgccctccctctcACATACACCCGGGGAGTTACCCCTCCCCAGAAGACCAAAGCTGCTTATCACCAACCGTCCCCCCCAAGCCAGTGAAATTGCAAACACCAGACAGCGGCTATGCCTGGGGACTGAGAAGGGACAGGGCTGCTGTAGAACCCTACTGGCTGTCTCcgtgggagaggagcaggacaGCATAAAGGGGTAGAggcccccagacacacacacacgcatacgtGCTGTGGGGATGCAGGCAGCAGTGGCTTCCCCGAGAAGGGAAAGAACATCTTACATTCTCGGAGGACGCACCAGCTCCTGGCTCCCACGGCACCTGAAGAATCCAGTCCAAGCAAAATGCTCAGCCTGCGTCAGTTCCCAAACCTGCAACAGCGTCCTCATCCTCACCTGGCTGCCTCTTTCCTATCCCCCCTTCCCGGACCCAGAGAAGGACACCTGCCTACACATAAATACCTCTGGGACACCAAGCCAGCCGAAGATCTCAGGAACGAGAACAGCACGGACACATACCTCCCTTTCTCATTGGCGTCAGCCCCTGGTCAAGACGAAGTCTGTGTTCTGCCTGACAAGATTCTGCTCCAAAGAGATGTGGTAAACACAGCCCCAAAGACCTGAGGCCCCTCCTAAAAAGCTTCAAGCTGGGGTCACAGGAAGAGCACTGAAATCCCGCGACGCTGGCCCTCCTGAGTTCGCAGAGTCCTAAGGTCATCAGAAACACCAGGCTAACTCTTGCTGAGGGGTGAGGCAGTCCGTGGCAATTTCTGGGGGAATTAAAGACACAATTTCACAGGATGCCTGGATGCCTGCGGTGTGCACTCggggagcaggggggtggggtgggggagagaatggaTACACTTTACCTGGAAGCAGACAATACGGAAAACGAAATCAGAAGGACAAAGAGCCGACTCTACATGTATCCACAGCTGGGTGGGCTGGACCCACTAGGTAAACCGGCCTGGGCCTGCGACATTACGAACCCCGGGGAGCCGGGGTTTGGAAAGAGAAAGACCCCTGCGACGGCGTGACCTGGCAGGCACTGCACAGAAACCGAACACTGGTGTGAGGAAAGGGCAGCCTCCAGCCTGAGAATCCCACACAACCTTGGACCTAGTCTCCGCTCAAATATTTGCTAGGGGTGACCCACTGATAAGTAGGCAGCCGTGCCCGGCTGAGGCCACCCCAGCCAGAGAGAGTCTGAGGACGTCCTtctcagagaggaggaagggctaGCTCTCTGCTCAAAGCCAAAGGGTGCACGTGAGTGGAGGAAGTGATCTGGGCTCCTTCCGGCGGCCGGAGGGGTCCGAGAGTCACCCTGGTGTCTCCAACATCGGCCACGCTCTTCTCGTCCACAAGGTGGCAGCAAAACATCTTCCTGCAGCTTGGGCGCCGCAGAGAAGGGAGGCCCCAGGAAGGTGGGAGCAAGGCCGCAGGAGGACAGCGGCGAGGGCCACACCCAGAGCTGCGGTGGCTGGATGGTCTCTAGCAAGCTCTGTCCCCTCTGAGCGGGCctctgggtggggggctggggaggccacGAAGAGGGGGACACTCTAGACTAGGCTGGCCCACGGTCTCCCCAACAACGCACCATTCCCACTGTAATGGGGGACACGGCCCTCTTTAAGGGTCAGGAACTGTCCACTGAGACGCACAGCGGCAGCTTCGTCACTGCGTGCATGGAACACTCATCCCTCTCAGGTGCTTTTCTGCTGCGTTTACTGCTCCCCCACTAGACCTCGGGCCGGCACGCAGGAGACACGcaatggttgaatgaatgaatgaatgaatgcatgcatgcatgctaaGCACGAATTGCATACCCTGACTTTCATTCTCCTtgtgaggagggaggcagacttAGACGGTCCCTGGCTGGGACAGTCCGCTAAGGAGATAAATGACAGCCCAAATCATCTGCAAAGACTGCCGGTCGAGAGACGTGGGGTGCACTAAGACACAGGCTCTGGAGTTGAAAGAACTTGGTTCAAATTCAACCTCTGGACCCTGCTGGCTGCGTCTGTCCACAGTCACTTGAACCTCACTGGGCCTTGGGTTTTAGTCTATGAACCAGGAGTAATCCCATCTTGCCCCCTGACGTTGCTAGAATAGAAGACCAGTGCTGTCATTTGCGGAGGGTCCGACATGGTGCCTGGCGCAAAGCAGGTGATCGGTTAAGGAAGCCGTTCCTGCCGGCTGAGTGACAGCGTGGAGAGTCCTGTCGGAAGCAGGCACAATTTCAACTGGTGCCAGCTTTCTTCCACTCGGGAACCTAATTGGACACACCAGCAGTTACACATCAGCACAGGCCTGTCCGTTTgctagctcgctctctctcttctccgcAAGATGCAGACCTCGGAGATCCCCGGGGCCCTGCTGGATCCCGTCTTTCTCTGAACACCTGATGAAAGCTGTCATGGGCTGcgctgtccccccccccgcccccccccacttgtattatgaagtcctaacccccagtgctctggaatgtgaccttatttggaaatagggtgcTTGCAAATGTAACTAGCCAAGATGAGGTCACACCAGAGTAGGGTGGGTCCCAACTCCCCTATGACTGCTGTTCTTACGAATAGGGGAAATGTGGACATGGGGGCAGTGATGGAGAGAGAAGATGATGTACAGAGACACAGGAGGAAGACGGCTGTCTACAGGCTGAGGAGAGGacagaggcctggaacagacccTCCTGAGTGCCATCACAGGAGTCACCGCCCTGCCTGCCCACTCCCgcatctcagacttccagcctccagaccataaaaatgaatgtgcTGTGGTGCCGTGTGACGGCAGCCCAGGAGACGGACAAGAGCTAGACCCAAGACGGTGGGCTCCAGGGGCCCAGGCAGGTGTGACTGCACAGAAGCCAGCTCCTGTCCCCAGGCCCTCCCAGGGTTGCACAGAGGAACTAGGAACTCCGCCCCCATAGCCCAAGGTCAGGGTCTCAGGGAGCTCACCAGTGGCTGCGTTCCCCACCACCCCGTGGAGAAGTGGAGAGGATCAAGGGGacagtgggggttgggggcaaaGGGAGGAACCCAAGACCACCCCCTGCGGGGCAGTTGGCCAGCCCGGAAATGGCCTTCTAGCACCCAGCTAGCTACTGGATAGCAGTTTCCTCGTTTTCTTTCTGTCCACAAACTCTGCGCGAGGCTCAG encodes the following:
- the AGAP3 gene encoding arf-GAP with GTPase, ANK repeat and PH domain-containing protein 3 isoform X6, with amino-acid sequence MERGWPPGDSCSRERPAACRRALSVCDSLDLHGAPTGRAAVALQAALSAAREQPARPRSVCSGGPGPPPAGARSLLLGLLRPRLGRRGPADGRPQAPGPAPSGLPGSAAPSPAPSPAPARRSRTRGTQEPRPRPTSMTFLEVNRLELAAAEGAGAGLGRAGSAGFLRGASLWSSQRWQVLRGGGGGRGAPSPRRGLSALRKSFSFRLRRGQEIRRAESGLLPRARTRSDGDASSLGAFPSRRDLLLGAEAPRTAPEPGRPRTAAGLWRLLTSRFRRREPAPAEPLWSRRAAAAPGLLGAPSDSFVNSQEWTLSRSVPELKVGIVGNLSSGKSALVHRYLTGTYVQEESPEGGRFKKEIVVDGQSYLLLIRDEGGPPELQFAAWVDAVVFVFSLEDEISFQTVYNYFLRLCSFRNASEVPMVLVGTQDAISAANPRVIDDSRARKLSTDLKRCTYYETCSTYGLNVERVFQDVAQKVVALRKKQQLAIGPCKSLPNSPSHSAVSAASIPAVHINQATNGGSSAFSDYSSSVPSTPSVSQRELRIETVAASSTPTPVRKQSKRRSNIFTICATVSNFSSTKRPFQLLPN